From the genome of Numenius arquata chromosome 18, bNumArq3.hap1.1, whole genome shotgun sequence:
ACTAAAACGGGTAATATACGCTCAGGATAACCTTACATGCGAACAGAAGCAACAGTGCTTCATTCTGGATTAAGGAAGTATGAAGTTAAACCATTAGAAAGCTACTGATGACCTTACCGTTATCAGGAAATAATCATAAAACATGCTTTcaagtgccttttttttctcacagcATAATCTTTTCATTATCATTCCCTTGGTTAGTGTAGCCTTACTGTAAGTGTGGGCAACGCCAGCGTTCACAGTGACCCCTTTTTCTCTTGCCTATGTGCACAACTGCAAAATCGTCCTTGTTGTCCTCTGTTGGGCTCAGGGACCATGTTTCTCATTCTTCTCAATTTCCCTCACCCTACTTATCTCCACCTTGAAGTGCCTTCCTGATGGGCACGCTAACGCTGTGCACATTTGGAGAAGATACTGACCATCATTCCTTTGACTTGGGTCAACAGAAATTGGTCTCAGGCACAAGTTCATTCATTGGTTGAATTTCACTCCCAAAGGAAGTGTTGGCATTCCCTGTAGTACTGCATCCCACTCCGAAAATTCCGGCTCTGAAGAACACGTACCAACAGTGATATCCAGAGGGATGGATCATCATCCAGTTCTGTATTTCCTCACCAAGGGACAACCATGAAGCTGAATTCAAAGGAGACAAAATTGGGAGAAAATAAGAGCATACTCATAAATCATTTTGTTCTCTGACAGTGTACTGCTTCCTTACTTATGCCACTAGACCACGCGATTTCTTTATGAAGCAATTGGGAGACATTTTCCTTCCATAAAAGTCTGTGATGTTGGTTGGCTGAAGAATGCTCAGAGGGATTCACAGGTCATTACTAACCCATCACCCAAACTGCTGGAGCAGTTGATCTGCTTaacattgaggaaaaaaaaatcatcggGCATCTTGGTCATTTGCTCCAAAAATCTTAAAATGGCTCCACGGAACAGTCTGcatcaaataaaaagaaactatttcaaGCCACCCGATCCGCACATTTACCACGTCTTCCTTTCTATCAAGTCATACTTCTACCCAAATCTCTGGAATTTTTCTCTCCCTAATTGATTTCTTCTAAACCACCAGCAGTGGAACTTTGCCCAAAACCTGCCTAATATTTCTATGTCAATACTGTCCCAGCTTATCGGTTTGATAAGAAAAGGGATTAAATGCTTGGGTAGATCAAGAGGGAAACAGGCAAGAGAACATTTCCCACATCTAGAAATGCTAAATCTCATTTTGCTGACCACCTTATTGATCAGCCTTTTGCACCCACCCTGGCTGTGGCTTTGCACTATCGCTAAACCCACAAATAAGCCTTCTCTAATGAAGCAATATTCTCCAAAACGTCTGATCTGGAAGTAGCTGCCTGAGCCCATCTCTGCACAGCCTCATTTTTCAGTAGTCAGCAAGCCCTCCCCGCAGAGTGCCTCTGACTGCAAAGCgctcctggctgtccccatgtgtaTTTCTTTGGGTCAGCCTGGTTTGACAGACTTAAATTTATcataagtgttttaaaaatgtcttagtTTTATGACGGTCTACCGGGAGTCATGATACAAGCTCCATATAAAGCCTGGCAGAACACCTCAAATACATCAGTtgtatgaaacaaaacaaaacaaacaaacaaacaaacaaacaaaaaaaaaaaaaaaaaaaagaaaaagaagaaggaagaaaaccccGCACCTGTTCTACCAGTTTCTGCAATGGAAGATTTCCTTTGATTCTCTGGGCCCACGTACACTTACTGATATTTACTACTACTAAGAGCCAGGGTGAAAAATTTGCTAGAAACTGGTATATTTGGTTTGGAAAAGGAGATAGGGGTGTTTTATACAGCttctaaatttaaattttttagtcCCTGTGGAatctgtccttttttcccctaattaaAATTAGTGGTGAAGCCTGCCTGCCTCAGTCCCCAGTAAATAAAAAGTGCTCCCTCCCACTACTGCCTGCAACAGAAGAGCAGGGAGTTGAGGAGCTCATTTCCCCTCACATCAGTCTCTCGCTTGCTCAATACAGCACGGGAGACTCCCTGCTACAAAGGGAAAGTAATTTGCAGTCCCCAACTACAAGGCTTCTCTGTccatttctttgggttttattgAAACACAGAGCACTATTGAAACAATTTCAACAAAACTCAGGTACTTCTCTATTGCTGACCTCTAAGTCTCTAACTTTTCCTTTATACCAGCCTTTACCTACTCTTATTCTTTTCTGCATGCTCAAGCATCAGACTCTGGCCAGCACAGCTTCACCTACAGAAAATCCCGGCATGTTCAGCTGCTCTCCATCGTTTCCTGTATGGAAACAGGGGCTTTATCAGGAAGTTTTATGGCTCTGCTTTATCTTTATGAGCCTTTTTACTGCATAAGTTTTTTCAATGACTTCTTGTCAAGCACTAAAGTTAGAGCAGCTTGTGCCTGAGCCTGCACAACTTCCAATGTCTGTGAAAACAACACCACGTTTTCAAAACTTTCAGTGAAATCACCTTTTCTCTGTTAGTGTTAGGGAAAAAAGGTAGTGCTAGAGGTTATCTGGTAATGAGCTTCCAACTCCTTCACTAGCAACTACCTACCTTCCCCTACCAAAAGAGACAATATCCATGGCACGTTCTTGAGCATCCTCAGAGTGCTTTTAGGTGGTTTTCATTGATTTGGAGATGCAAGTCCAGCTAAACTGAAATACTCTGAAATTGAAACATACAGACAATATacattgaaatacagacaatttaCCCTGCTAGAGGGCAGGGGCTGGCTCTTCATCTCTTCAGTTTCATAATACACATTGGATGCCTTTTCACTGCATTGAATCAATTAGAAATACCATGTAATTGTGAAAGCCTATAGGCTCTATTATGTCAGTTGGGAACAGAATTGGGAGATCTCTATATTTTCAAACTGTGCTTCTGAAATAATTGTAAAATGGTCATTACCACTTAAGCACCTTCCTAATTCAGAGCCATGCAAGATGGGAATAACCATTTTACTGCTACTTGCCAGAGTCCCAGCCAGAGAGGTGTCCTGTGCACCCAGACCATCAGGCCAAAGGAGGATGGTGAACACCACACTGGGAGTGGGAGAGAATGGGGATGGGAGACAATCAGGCATGTTAAGAGCTCTTATTGGTTCTTAAAAAACCCCCTGTATTTAGATTCACTATTAGTTGTTGTTTACTCTTGTCCTGCCCATGCCAACCCAACCGTGAATGGCAGTTAACATCGCTATGTAAACAGAGAACCGGACTCCCTTCCATGGCACCCAAACGGAGGGGACAGACCATGAAATAGCAGCCAGGAGCACGGAGCGGATTTCCTGAGGTTAGGCGGCACCACAGGGAAATACGTACAACTATCAGCAAGTAGAATTTTTAAGGTCTCCCAACTTAAGTACCTACAACACAATCTGAGAATTACTTTTGAACATCTTGAAAGCTGCAACCTACGCTGTGAGACATTTCCAGCTCCAAGAGAACAAACTCTACAGAGCTCTCCAGGGAGAGGTGTCCAAGACTCCACAGGTGTCTGCATTTTGTACTGCAAACTGCAGTTAAACACACCATTTTGTGACCtctaaaaagaggaggaaaaaccataaaataaaagagaaagcagcCCTTGCAATTGCACaattaatggaaaatgaaatacTCTATTTTTAGGCATGAAAAATCACTCCTCAGATTGGTGAGTATCAGGGAGGTGTCGCCAGCAAATACAGCCCTTGTCTGTGTCTGCCATCCTGATATAATATTTTCCAGATGACTAACTTCTGTTTGgtatttgttttgaaatgcagttttccttGTTCCTTGTTTCATACCGTCTGAGACACAGCTGGCTTTCTGTGGATGAAATATGGACTTTTCAGGAGAAAGTGAAAGTAAGCCTGAGAAAACCCCAGCCCCTGTGTGATGTTACCAAACAGAGCATGAGTCAACCTCAGCAGTTGCAAGAATTTAGTGTCAATTCTCTACCTTTCCAAATCCAAGCCTAGAGTAGCAGGCAATATTAATCAAAACACCATCATTTTTAAGCTTCTTTCAGGAAGGATACCAGAGACTGTGCAAAAAGAAGCTGTAATGATAAAAGGACACAAAGTGCCctattttttaaagagatgaaGCTGAACCACAGCAGACGGAAGCAGACAGGGGATGAGGCAGCTCAATCTAATGGTGGGGGGCAGCAGCCGAAAGAGTATTTTGATATGAGGTAGCCAAACACCCAAATAAAGCTGACTCAGAACTTACTGACTAAAAAATTCAAGTTAGTCCTTTTCCAAATGGACTAACACAGAATTGAAGGCAGATTCTTCTGGGTGGATAGTTACAAAATGGGAAGTAACTTCTTGGGCCTCCCAGTGCCCAGGAAAGGACACCAAAGAGCAGCCCCAGAACTGACCTCTCCATTATCTGCAGCTTTGCCTGCGTGGGCAGGATTCGGGGTGCCCTCTCCGACACCCCTCCCACAGAGGGTAAATACAAACACCGTTAAGCCCTTAGCTGCAAGTGACAGATGCCTCCCTCTGACTCTAAAACtgtaaaaactatttaaaatattgaacACAATtatgaggaaagcagaaaagattcttcaaagaacaggttttttttaaagtcaatgtGTCTGCCTGTCCCTGATTAATCACAAGCTGAAAGGAGTATTTGATGACTAGTGCATGCTTCAGTTAACACTATTTCATAAAACCTGGCTTGACAGAAGTATAAGATAAATTAATCAAATAATAGAAAAGTTGAAAGATGCGCCATTTGGCTTGTGCTCAAGCCGAAACACACCACCCGAGCAGCAGGAAAGTGCAGCCCAGCAATGGACCAAGCGGGCAGCGCAGTCTCAGCCCATTCCCAGGTGTCACTGACTTGCTTCAGAACACCCTTCTCGACAGAGACGACCCACACATTTCACATAAACGTATGCGATTGTGGATCACGCCGAGAGACACCAAACTGCGGAGCATAAAGCTCTAAATGCTCGTTCTTACAGTTTAAGTTCAAGGACTCTCCTAATGAATGAATATTATGACACCGAACGTCTAAGACCCAGAGCTGCTGCACTGCCTGCTCAGTTTGCATCTTACTAGGGCTTTATATGAGGGCACAACTGGTAATGCTAAGTTAAAAGCTAATAGCAATGAAGAAACTGTTTCCCTTCAGAAAAGATCACAGTGAATATTATTTGTTTCTCTCAGCAATACTGTGTATACTTGTTCTTTAGAGTATCGCAGTAAAGACCACTTCCTTATGACATTTGAAAATGAGCCAAACACCAGAGATTGTTTTGTTTAGCATCAAATTCTTAAGCTCACGTGTTTCCAAACAAAAAGCAACGCCTGTGACATAAGGAAGCAAGTGAAAAAGAGTTTACAAAGCGCTAAAGCTAAAGAATGATTCAAAGAATATTCAGTTATTGACAAACGGCGCTAAGCAAAGGCTGGCTTGGCATGGAAGCCGCCTATTCAGTACCCACAGGGCTCAAATGACTTTCACTGGCAGGAGTGAATTGAAATCAGTAACACCTCTGACATAAGAATGTTATCAAAAATATATACATCTCTCTAAGCACGTGAAGTGCAGAATACTATCCTATATTTTAGGTAAACTACAAATTAACAATCTTTTCCATGCCAAAACCTGAtatgaacaacttttttttttttttaaaaaggcaagatTTTCACTACGCATGAAGCTTCCACATGCGGTCCAAGGCTGGTAATAATAAAAGTAGATCCTTTAACATTTGTCTGTGGGCTTAAAAGCAAGACCCTATAGGCTAAACAAAACACATCAACTAACCCACCAGCAAATTGCCACTGTCCCAGTCTTTCGAGACATGTCACTTCCATATTTGTAACGTACAGATTATTTCCACACAATTTCAGCTTTAAGTTCCTAATGTTATATACACAGAAAAAAGTATAGAATTGAATTTGATTCTGTATATAAATCCATAATCTGGACCTAATGACTAAGCTAAAAGGTGATCTAAATCTGTTTCTCCATACTTCAAGAATTAAAAGCATGATCCCAGCCCATTAAACAGAAGTCTCCCAACTGTCTTCCTTGTTCTACTGCTTGTTTTACATAACAAGCCTCCTATGAAAACCTCTCTCCAGCTTAACTGACAGAGCTGTCTGTACACAACCTTTGAACAGTTAATTCCACTCAAGTCCTCTGATTGTCCAGGAGTGCTGAGGAGAAGTTATTGACCCAAGGTCTTACAGTAAACACCTGCAAAACTGCTGTTTCCAGAATGTAGTTATTACATTTGTGCAAACGCAGTGAAAAGCCTCAGGCTAATCAATGGCCAGGCCATCCTATTCCTGGCACTGAATACTGAGCGCTTACTATGGGAGTGCTTATCAGTGGGGCCGCCAAACACTGGGGCTTTAACATGGGCCTTCTGATGGGCCCTCCATCATTCAGTGACTGCATGTACCTACCAACAGCCCCTTACTTACCAGAACTGGCGTGATGTACAAGTACAGAAACGGGTTCCTCATTTCagtaaaaagaaactaaaccctAGGAATAGAATAGGCTTGTCCCTTTTTACTGACATTATCTTTGTTGCATCAGCAGTTTAATGACCTCTGTgagctttttcttattttaaactttgcaaTACTAATTACAGTATACAACACCATCTCTCTTATCCCCACCCTATTATTTAATTTGCACCCAACATCTTTATTTTCAGATTCTGGATGACTGAAACGCAGACGCACCAGTCTATCTGGTGTTGGTATTTTCTTTGCAACTGCCACCAGAAAGCCATGGAGGAGATTGACCAAGGAAGTGTTCCCTGGAGAGCAGCAGAATTCGAGCGGTGCCTGCCACTAAGTCTTCCCGCAGTAGGCCCTGCTGGGGCCACGGGCAGCTCATCATTAGCACCATGGTGTCACCACCAAATGAAGCCATTGTGGACCACAGAACCGTTCTCCAGCCTCAGCAAGGCTGGGTGGCAGAGGGTCGCTCCATCGAAAGGTGACCCTGGATACTAACAAAGAGAACTCAATTTACTGTATAAACTCCCAGGTCAATGAGGTTAGCCACTGGTGAATTAGGGCAACTCCAGCATTAAATGAATTCGGAGCAGAAGTTTTCTGGATAATAATTTTGGTCCAAAGTATTGAAGCTCTGCTTAAGTTCCTTTTCAGAGTTCAGGTTTTCATCTACATCTAGGCTAATATAACACCTTTAGTCTCAAATTATGCTGCTGAATAACAGAATTTGTGTGATGTCTTGTAAACAGAAAAGCCTCAGCCATGCAGCTGAATGACTCTTCAGCCCGGTCGTTACAGAAACATGTCTGTCAGACACTGGGGCTACTTTCACTGTTACAAGGAAGTAGTTGTTTGTATCGTTTTCCTACCAaccaagaaaattatttgttccaTAACAGAGTAAATATCATTATCTTCACATTATATTTCCATTCTATTAAAAGGTTTGTTATTTTGAAAACTAGAATTtgtatgaaaaaacccaaacatctcaTCATGCCCTACAACTGAATCACTACTGTCAAAACACCTAGTCGTGGTGTCTCCAGTTTCCAAAGATCAAAATTCACAGATCCTGGTCCTACCACATCAGTTACGTCTATCGTACCTTTGGTCTGATGTTCCCGTGTCTCAGCTGGCACCTCAACCATTGGGAGCTGCAGACATGCCACGGTCACACCTTCTACTCCTTGGTGCTTTCCCTCTTGAACTATCCATAAATTAAATAACAGGCATACAAATGATTTAGACACATGCAAGCATGCTATTTAGTAATTGAAAAAAACATTATGTCTCAGTCTACATCAAGCAATAGAGGGTTGTTGAACACATTGCACTTAAAGTTCAGGAAACCAGTATGTTTCCATTTGCTGTTAATCCTGAGTCTTTTCGTTTTCACTGTTGCACTGACACAGAGCTCGGTGCATCTCCGTACTACAGACCAGACACATATCATAGAACCGGAGTGCAGCATGGCTCATCTGTTTGCTGTTCTTGATTAAAAGTAGCACATTCTGATATCTTCTATCAAATCTACTTGAGCTTTTTTGTTACAGAGTTCAGTTTCGTACTCAATATTCCTTGGCAGCTGCTGAGGTTGCAGTTTTCTGTGCCCTACCTTGgatcaaattattttgaaagtttaaACCAGAATGGTTGCACTTTCCAAAAACTGTATTTAAGTAGAAAGGCAAGCGTTTTTCCTCACATGAAGAAAAGCTTACACCTACTTCGTTGAGAAACTATTACCTTCAGGCTTTGTTATCTGAAATTAAGCAGAAGGATGGCCCTAGCATAATACTCGAGTATCTTTGAGGCTCCTGTCAGAAAAGGACGTGAGGAAGAGAACGAACTGGGGTAGAGAGATAAGACGAGAGAGAAAAGAATTACGGAATGTGTAGACAAGAACAGAAGTTAAGGGCGAATCAGGTATGTGAAAGATGTAGGACTAGAGAGAGGAACAACAGTGGTGACGGCAGAGGAAAGAATGCGAGAGGGCAGGAATTCTTGAAGAGAAGGCTTTAGGGTTACAGAGAGAGAAATTTTTTTATGCAATACTTTATGGTATAAATGTTCactttctgcctccttttcttttatAGCACTTGTCAAATTCTGCTTGACTACTTTGCGctaggattttctttttgtttctttcatggctgaatgaaaaaaaaagaaatctggagcCTAAAAGAGGTCTGCTTTAGCACTTGAGTTCTATTTTGGCAGGTGAGGAAGCTCAATAGTTTGGAAGCAGTGAAAACAAACCCAGAGAGTTCAGAGACACATCGCAGCATGCGCTGCCACCTGGAGGCAGAACATCCCAAGCACAGCTAAAAACAAAGGTCGATGTTTCAAAAGGAAACTCTTTTACCCCTAAACTAATTTTATCTAAGATAGCTAGTATTTCTATTGGATTTTCTCTCATGAAAATCTATTGGGCAGTGAAAAGACGGTCTttttaaaaaggacatggacTCCCATTTTTAGAGGACATTTATTACATGTTGCAAAAAGTTGCGCAGGCCGTTATATCCGTACAACATCGCACATTCCAGTGATTATACCATTCAGTGCACAAACCCCCTCTGAATGACGTCTGTTTGCAGGGGAGTTCAGAGATTAGGGTGACAGGCATCAATCTGTACATAAGAAAAGACACCACTAGTTCAAGTGCAAACCTGCAGAGCAGAATGAAGACGTGCCCGGAGCAGGGACAGGCAAGTGGAAGATTCCGTGGTTCAGGTCTCAGAGGGGCTGACAGCACTCATGGGAACGTTCCCCAGTAGCCCACGCTTTTGGGTCTGAGAAGAGAGATTTACTCTGATCCTCAATGAGCATTTCTCAGCTTTGCAGGCTCCCAGCATAGAACTTTATGCTCAGGTACTAGTTAAGCACAAGTTAAGGACTTATACACCGTTACAATTTTATTCTCAGTACGTTTTCCTGGAAGCAATCTGTGTTATGCAAATCTTAGGCAAGTTTGGGCTTTAAGCTAAAGTTTCTGATTATACAAGGTAATACTTTGAACCTAGACTGTGCCTTTTAATCTACTGACTCAGCCAGCTTCAGAAATCTTAATTTAGCTTCATGACATCCCAATGAGATATAAATTCTTGTATTTGTACTATCTAAGAGAAAAGTCCAGTCAATAACTATAATATAATACTGGGCTTGACTGCAAGTCCTCTAAGGATGTTTACCAATGACATTCTCATCTTCATCATTCCTCTTCTACTTCTGgtttttatactaaaaaaaaaaaaagaaaaaagaaaggtagagTTACTTGTGGAGACAGCACATTAACTAAAAGTAGCAGTTAATACTGACAAGGATTTACAGCCTTCTTCATGATCTACATAAAGTTATCTCTGTTTCCTTTAAGTTAGATTGAAATTTGATAGGCTTTCTCTCTCCAATATAAAATAATGCTTCTTGGCAGGCGCTGTGAATCCAATCCTCCTCTCACACAGTTCAATTACCAGTTTTCCAATGAAGCAGATGACAACCTCTGTAGCAGAATCAGAATGAGCCTTTTCATAATTGTAGGGAGAATAAAATCAGATTCAGGCACAGACAGTTATTTACTAGGCTGTAACTGCTGGGATTTGGCTACTGCTATAATTTTATAATCTATGACTAATCTGTGCTTGCTCCTGTTACAATTCTCATTTGGATTTCATGGGTTGGCAGAGAGAAGGACTTAACAGTCATTTAGTAAATTAAATCACAGATATTTAGAGCAAGCTGAACTTTTGACTTGTTTCATTATACTCTGAGAAGTGCACGTTAACGTACCGTGCCCCCCAACCAGATTTAAATCCAAGGAAGTCCAGGTGACTCTCATCTGTCTAATGGCAAATAATCTTCAGTCTTTTACCTACGAAACCAGTTTGAGTGGTGTCTTTTGGTGCTGTGACAGTAAAAAGGCATTTTCACTGGGTGACAACTATGGCCCGAGTACAGCAATTACCCCAGCTTTGACGCTGTGTTGTCTAACCCTGACCTGCACGGCCACAGGCAagatctgagaaaaaaataaattgttgcagGAGTTTATGTAAAGTGACTGAGAGAGGATAGGTTCCCGTTAGGAAGCAGCTGATGCATATCAACAAACTCTGCCTTGTAAAATACTGTAGTTTTTTCCTCTCTATAATAGAGTTGTACTAGCCACCACTGCTGAAATTTAATATAATTCTTAATGGAAACAAAGACTTATGCAGAGACCAACTTAAAACATCATTGGTTCTAAAAAATACTTGTAAGTTTATATCAacaaagaagaatttttaaacaAGAACTATCAGGACAAAGAACGTCCAGGACAATGGAGCAGTCTGCTGTTCCTGACTTGCTTTcccatgttttcttctttgatcTGAACTGAGAGAGAGCAAACCTTAGCCAGTCTGATGCACTCACTTTATTCATGACCCAGTCAGCATCTTCGATGGCTCTCTTAATGATCTGCTGGATTCTCTCGGGATTGTCCTCATCTGCATGAACTTTGAAACTCTGCAACGTTCAACCAAAGCATTACACTGAGGAAAAACTTACTACAATAGTTGTCAAATAAGGATCGCTTTAAatctcaaagaaaatatttgatgccAACAAACTGTTCAtctgaaaaggtaaaaatattcaTTGCAGCACCTGGCTGTGCTATTTCCATAACAAGTCTTGTCAAATGTAACTTCATATTAAGTATTTCACACCTTTCATCAGCCAAAAAACCCGAGAGAACTTCAGTTCAGAACAACAATTGAAATTGTCTGGTAGGTTAAAATTAGAAAGACACGGGACAACAGGTATGAGCGAAGGCATGAAATTACTTCCATATGAACAATTAGATGAGATTCACCCAGCCGGGGGAGGGACatatatacattaaaaatgaCCAACAAGGAACCAGTAAGTATCACCATAAAAGGTGTGTTTGGTGAGTAAGGAATGATTGTTCACTCTCGACTAACACAAGAATTAGAGATGAaagccaaggaaaacaaaaggtttcagattcaaagcaaaaagaaaagaaatgctccTTCACATAGTCCCACTATAACCCTTCAAACCCACTAATGTTTCAAGCTTGCAGAGGAATAACTTTTTGAGTGCCAGGAGTTACAAGAAGTTGGTCCAAACtgtaggaggagaaaaacaaaaacaaaacccccagaaCACTGAATTCCACCACCAGAAGAGAAATGTGTTTCTCACCTGCCTGACGGCATGTCTGTAATGCTGGCGAATGTTCTCTTCAGGAAGCTGCCTGCAGCATCGCAGCAGGTAACGGTATAACTGCAGAGAGTTCTGAACTAGCTCAGCGTTCGGCAGCGGGGCCATTATCAAGCTTTTtagctgctgaaaataaaaaaaaatcaaaccaaaatacccaattaatatttttaaagcacagaaataaaaatgtaagtaatTTTACAACAATGAAAAGAAGGCCAGCAAATGATGGTTTAGCAGCATAATTTGAAGAAACTTTAGAATAAAACACAATAGGAAATGCATCAGAACTTGCTTCGTTTAGAAAGATTGGGTTAGTTGTCACTGATTAAGGTATTAAAACAGAAGAGTGTGCAGTTCATGCAAGACCACTTGACAATGGTAATAATAAGGTGTATTgcaacattaatttttttctagtttaaggAAAGACCCACAGTGTAAGCTGCTATCAGCATACAGAGCAGTATCGCAGCCCTGAGGGAGTTTTCTTCTCAATAACCATAATTCTTAGATTCATTCAAGCTTCCAGTGCTTTCCTTGAGCATCCATAAGAGCCCTTCCACGTGGTGACACTGCAGAATGAGCATGCTCATAATTAATACAAGTGGTGTTGGAATTTAACAGCATTTCCCAGTATTGTCATTCTCTCAAGAATATCTTGTGAGCTGGCCTATGAACGTCAGGCTTTAACCTGAAATAACGTGTATAAATAAAGGGGAAGACAGGCGAAAATATTGATAGGTTTGaagttttccatattttttggtaacagcaacaggaaaagaaCAAATCTAGCAAGTTTCACCTCCAGAACTATCCTTACATATTGTAACAATGAGTCCATCCAAGCTATATAAAGTGCTAACGGGATACTGTAAATGACTTGTCATTGAGCAGATGGTTGCCATCTGCAGAGAACTAaattaacatttggaaaaaagcaCTTTTACATCATTACTCTTAAgaataaagataataaataagTAACTGAATAATGAAGTAGGTGTACGGCATTATTTTAGCACTCGTTATGATACTTACTCATCacttagaatattttttccttttttcttaagtaaTTTAAGTCCTTCAGccaaatttatttcagaatagaACACCACAGCTATTGCCTGCCCGGGCTGTATATTTGTGCAGAGTAGCTCTTCTTGCAGTGGGGGAAATCTCTCTGTGTACCCAGAAAATGCCCATCACAATAAGATACGTACTATTGTAATCCatattttcagtaaaacaaaattcCATCTCAGTGTATAAGTAAGGAGATATAAATCAGCATATGTCTCTAGCAGTAACAAGAGCTATGCTGAGTTACAGTAGCAGAggtcactgaaaatatttaatattttaggcACAAAAAGCATGGTTctatatgaagaaaattaaagaagtCTACAGCAAAAACACAGAATGTGTC
Proteins encoded in this window:
- the LYRM9 gene encoding LOW QUALITY PROTEIN: LYR motif-containing protein 9 (The sequence of the model RefSeq protein was modified relative to this genomic sequence to represent the inferred CDS: inserted 1 base in 1 codon); the encoded protein is MNLRIMVIEXENSLRAAILLCMLIAAYTLKSLIMAPLPNAELVQNSLQLYRYLLRCCRQLPEENIRQHYRHAVRQSFKVHADEDNPERIQQIIKRAIEDADWVMNKYKNQK